A single window of Terriglobia bacterium DNA harbors:
- a CDS encoding addiction module toxin RelE, producing the protein MPHQRRYELIFAPAIIGHLDAIERKFHRLIQKTLDEQLTHMPERETRNRKPLQQPSPFGATWELRFGPNNRFRVFYEVDNIERIVMLLAVGVKERNRLFVGGEEFDL; encoded by the coding sequence ATGCCACATCAGCGCAGATATGAGCTCATTTTTGCCCCAGCGATCATCGGTCATCTTGACGCCATAGAACGCAAGTTCCACCGCCTTATTCAGAAGACGCTCGACGAGCAGTTAACCCACATGCCTGAAAGAGAGACTCGCAACCGAAAACCCTTGCAGCAACCTTCTCCCTTCGGAGCCACATGGGAATTGCGATTCGGGCCGAACAATCGCTTTCGGGTGTTCTACGAAGTGGACAATATCGAGCGGATTGTGATGCTGTTGGCCGTTGGCGTCAAAGAGAGAAACCGGTTATTTGTTGGCGGAGAGGAGTTCGACTTATGA